A single Lolium perenne isolate Kyuss_39 chromosome 6, Kyuss_2.0, whole genome shotgun sequence DNA region contains:
- the LOC127310612 gene encoding uncharacterized protein — protein sequence MAEGPPRPPGPRQHQNPNPNPAAFQRHVPYAFFAASLFRAPGSPYHPLSPSPPPPYHGFPPPYHRFPPPYHGFPPPYHGFPPPQPHQGFRPPQPHQGFWPPQQHQVFPPPQQHHDFPPLRGYVALPPRGYAAPPRRAYAPLVRLPALPQPQAPDFFQAAPPRQQPPRLQPPRLAPPQPRAPPQPRAPPQPRAPPQPRPPPQPQQQPPRQQGPPSSAAAASRPSSSAAAASRPSSSAAAASRPSSSAAAASRPSSSAAALPDFDHAAPPPQGSATSNAAEAVRRRSPPPTHQAKRPRPSLDMVRIDTYRPPTAAFAGGPRQASSRGPAALKASDHATLVPSAPRGPPAVQRMDFSDQNPPTRPRLRLPLPREREQPLPQPAEAAPVAVPDLGPLQGGALEDAPGAAQELGVVNAANPEVAQKEADDGQYQLFGLMEDADDDH from the exons ATGGCGGAGGGCCCGCCACGCCCGCCTGGACCGAGGCAACACCAGAACCCAAACCCGAACCCGGCCGCCTTCCAGCGTCACGTGCCTTACGCCTTCTTCGCTGCCTCACTCTTCCGGGCGCCTGGTTCGCCGTACCACCCACTTTctccttcgccgccgccgccgtatcACGGCTTCCCGCCGCCGTATCACCGATTCCCACCGCCGTATCACGGCTTCCCGCCGCCGTATCACGGATTCCCGCCTCCGCAGCCCCACCAGGGCTTCCGGCCGCCGCAGCCCCACCAGGGCTTCTGGCCGCCGCAGCAGCACCAGGTATTCCCGCCGCCGCAGCAGCACCACGATTTTCCGCCGCTGCGGGGATATGTGGCTCTGCCGCCGCGGGGATATGCCGCTCCGCCGCGGCGGGCATATGCTCCATTGGTGCGCCTCCCCGCTCTTCCGCAGCCACAGGCCCCGGACTTCTTCCAAGCCGCTCCGCCGCGGCAGCAGCCGCCGCGGCTGCAGCCGCCGCGGCTGGCGCCACCGCAGCCTCGGGCGCCACCGCAGCCTCGGGCGCCACCTCAGCCTCGGGCGCCACCGCAGCCTCGGCCGCCACCGCAGCCTCAGCAGCAGCCGCCGCGGCAGCAGGGTCCGCCCTCGTCCGCCGCCGCGGCCTCGCGcccttcctcctccgccgccgcggcctcgcgcccttcctcctccgccgccgcggcctcgcgcccttcctcctccgccgccgcggcctcgcgcccttcctcctccgccgccgcgctaCCGGATTTCGACCACGCCGCTCCGCCGCCACAGGGCTCGGCTACCTCCAACGCCGCCGAGGCAGTGCGACGTCGTTCGCCGCCACCGACGCACCAGGCTAAACGCCCTCGCCCCAGCCTGGACATGGTGAGGATCGACACTTACCGTCCACCAACGGCTGCCTTCGCCGGGGGACCGAGGCAAGCTTCGTCTCGCGGGCCTGCCGCTCTCAAGGCCTCGGATCACGCGACCCTGGTGCCGTCGGCTCCGCGAGGGCCGCCGGCTGTGCAGAGGATGGACTTTTCCGACCAAAATCCTCCGACCCGCCCGCGGCTCCGACTGCCCCTGCCGCGTGAGCGGGAGCAGCCTCTCCCGCAACCAGCGGAGGCCGCACCGGTGGCTGTACCAGACCTCGGACCGCTCCAAGGAGGAGCGCTGGAGGACGCACCGGGGGCTGCACAAGAGCTCGGAGTCGTCAACGCGGCTAACCCGGAGGTTGCTCAGAAG GAAGCCGACGATGGTCAATATCAGCTTTTCGGGTTGATGGAGGATGCAGATGATGACCACTAG